The following coding sequences lie in one Opisthocomus hoazin isolate bOpiHoa1 chromosome 7, bOpiHoa1.hap1, whole genome shotgun sequence genomic window:
- the RAB3IL1 gene encoding guanine nucleotide exchange factor for Rab-3A isoform X5: protein MPARSGSSRCSWLAQAGVSLRVRAYGFLSTGPSVLNSSSRASFEEAGQKQPAVGHWRTLMPSKGSKEEPATGCQDAGGVDETQATEQLNVSRLRSSSVEIREKGSEFLKEELHKAQKELKLKDKECERLSKVREQLEQELEELTASLFEEAHKMVREANTKQAASEKQLREARGKIDMLQAEVTALKTLVITSTPSSPNRELHPQLQSPSKAVFRKGHGRNKSTSSAMVSAASQNVTPEPVSRECKESGLPALLSLLLCIIPKKVIRIAYEPGWQAAGADASSSLQQLSPTTRSTPFYLLSSRPGRNLQLWKNPAPSWTEFIKKMSDLVWTSLSRSCRSWYEWLWSRIRSPSSRLLPRHCLW from the exons ATGCCTGCCCGGTCTGGGAGTTCCCGTTGCTCGTGGCTCGCTCAGGCAGGCGTATCCCTCCGTGTTCGTGCATACGGCTTTTTATCAACCGGTCCCAGCGTGCTGAATAGCTCGAG CCGGGCCAGTTTTGAGGAAGCCGGTCAGAAGCAGCCAGCTGTGGGGCACTGGAGGACACTGATGCCGTCCAAAGGCAGCAAGGAGGAGCCGGCGACTGGATGCCAGGATGCTGGAGGTGTGGATGAGACCCAGGCCACCGAGCAGCTCAACGTGTCACGTCTACGCAGCTCTTCAGTGGAGATCCGTGAGAAGGGGTCTGAATTCCTGAAGGAAGAGCTGCACAAAGCACAGAAG GAGCTGAAGCTGAAGGACAAGGAATGTGAGAGACTGTCAAAAGTCAGAGAACAACTGGAGCAGGAACTAGAGGAGTTAACAGCTAGCCTGTTTGAG GAAGCGCACAAGATGGTGAGAGAAGCAAACACTAAACAGGCGGCGTcggagaagcagctgagggaggcaCGGGGGAAG ATCGACATGCTGCAGGCAGAGGTAACAGCTCTGAAGACGCTGGTGATCACATCCACACCTTCTTCTCCGAACCGGGAGCTGCACCCTCAACTCCAGAGCCCTTCTAAAGCTGTCTTCAGGAAGGGCCATGGGCGAAACAAGAGCACCAGCAGCGCGATGGTCTCAGCTGCCAGTCAGAATGTGACTCCAGAGCCCGTCAGTCGTGAGTGCAAAGAG TCCgggctgcccgctctcctctctctgctcctTTGCATCATCCCCAAGAAGGTTATCCGCATCGCCTACGAACCAGGCTGGCAGGCCGCGGGGGCAGATGCTTCCTCATCCCTGCAGCAG CTGTCTCCTACTACCAG GTCGACTCCATTTTATTTGCTGAGTTCCAGGCCTGGAAGGAATCTCCAACTTTGGAAAAATCCTGCTCCTTCCTGGACAGAATTTATCAAGAAGATGTCGGACCTTGTCTGGACTTCACTAAGCAGGAG CTGTCGGAGCTGGTACGAGTGGCTGTGGAGCAGAATACGCTCACCATCGAGCCGGTTGCTTCCCAGGCACTGCCTGTGGTGA